One Pseudoliparis swirei isolate HS2019 ecotype Mariana Trench chromosome 4, NWPU_hadal_v1, whole genome shotgun sequence genomic window carries:
- the nhsb gene encoding actin remodeling regulator NHS has protein sequence MPFAKRIAEPQLLCRHQIPNDEGLLFEDLCAISNVVLSRTLRQLSDLARHACSLFQELENDIISTNKRVWVLQNKIGQIQQTASALDPKKEAVPVSNLEIERKLSLHYQAPWHQQHNVFHPCTRPPCLEELHRSAQLSLRALHRDKQQRHRSTSRERNKVTISISVAPPMPTFPSPHSIRRHQRSRLARAQERAERERELDYQPRKERAVRETEIQTIKRKERPGREADVKTMQRKTVSTGEGECGEVLGGHRAKASAPITPSTQDKQTNWSKEKLSPSNQKSTGDSHSISSCVIPINVTGVGFDREASARCSLVHSQSVLQRRRKLRRRKTITGIPKRVQQDMDSDESPVARERTVIVHAHPHQLSLCQEDLLISGHLHHTRDSGCQTDDFLIACTAAPSRRRIRAQRGHQGIPASLSHSTGNISSLGDQSDSTYTSAAAHCGRLRSRSLPREGGRLMDSDEDDDDNYDDDDEDEDLSPYEAEDFIPPGPSPRMKMMMMKDEEESTDDQAAPEPLQLGSLKRLQRSGERDRGSGGGSPEHSWMERGRSRFPRKADMGSCEISSSSDTFSSPIHSVSTTGVLGSHVDNKEDHQSSSGNWSGSSSTCPSQTSETIPPPSSPPLTGSSHCDSELSLNTVPNAIDEGFSLDASYHSDLRPQGHRSSSFTSSATDQLDDAGVSTASEGEWTYPADQDQTDPDQDPDQPQNLSQSYGLAQEYGSKQGLQDQICFSDKTSNTEKESVSHYPSDTEGFYSSSVHFGECNQSYKGLVYNYADSGPACGQSNTVAPPRSNEVYPQPLSVFRAGTTTLGRTCRPLRKPKVKPPPPKRTSSLKDTCSGIDVGTDTQADQDQPKMVSEQNLTLSSTEMKLELDLELGGAPEPLQTSCLVAEPLGTWGRGMSETVDIVEPMSFSSADTHSFKDEGAVQSDYADLWLHNTELKSNNGEYKSMSNSSTATGTTVMEGIKSPDSSSSSTETQTQALAHASETRATSPPLPPGDFKLGSPEKLAGLASPSSGYSSQSETPTSTLPSSSAAFFPGPLSPSTGKRKPKVPERKSSLSSLQHFPRDGACISSGYKRDPDFPPPPSQLDLNVLHGGYVRHTLSHRTHHMHTLHHSKHRVGNVLATGTKLLVPESSNTNPPPRTNYALTIPSPNLLVITPSALRSVQLHPISRHTKSAPTADQDTARGTETATRPKCPTSGSTLAPPPINTRPLPPRRPPPRPPTHDHASSPEHLQPPPPGRHPDGPPSYESLLLRHDRYRPGTFWAMTAFRTRMDPSSELTEDSSPLHRPVPRAPHPSPVDLHTHIHSHTEFRGLTHSVHAHPEFRVLGERSFSQNDDDDEDDEEDEEDHIKEPQRAACSRGGIRSNHRPPPAYEFAGISHSDSGPWACPVKVPGTTMEASHPYLISDARRGGHGEQEEEVEVTSGATRSAHQQQPQESKDDSTTPDTEDYFSKGMSWTTDSTPSDNSLSPLMDDIKVDDDIIITSPNKTRTTEDLFAMIHRSKRKVLGRKDSGDLNAKSRLCSAVPVTPISTIIIPTAPPLNIPATIATAATSQRAPVPIYRSAKKSSTSNEEFKLLLLKKGSRSDSSYRMSATEILKSPINPKPPGDPLQEGAIRQADELPFILQEPHISGLDPIQIPGLFPRANSESFTSKTLPMSAASRQGRSRIPPVANSSRYSTRSRLYTAPMQAISEGETENSDGSPHDDRSS, from the exons CGGTGTCAAACCTGGAAATAGAGCGCAAGCTGTCGCTTCACTATCAGGCTCCATGGCACCAGCAACATAACGTGTTTCACCCTTGTACCCGACCACCATGTCTGGAGGAGCTACACAGAAGCGCTCAGCTCAGTCTCAGAGCCCTGCACcgag ACAAACAACAGCGCCACCGCTCCACGAGTCGGGAGAGAAACAAGGTGACCATCTCTATCTCAGTGGCTCCCCCTATGCCCACCTTCCCCTCGCCACACAGCATCCGCCGgcatcagaggagtcgcctggCGCGAGCG CAAGAGAGAGCCGAGAGGGAGCGAGAGTTAGACTATCAGCCCAGGAAG GAGAGGGCCGTGAGAGAAACAGAGATCCAGACCATAAAGAGAAAA GAGAGGCCAGGGAGAGAGGCAGATGTAAAAACGATGCAAAGAAAG ACTGTCTCGACAGGGGAAGGCGAATGTGGCGAGGTCTTGGGAGGCCACCGAGCCAAGGCCTCAGCCCCCATTACCCCCTCGACCCAGGACAAACAGACCAACTGGTCCAAGGAAAAACTCTCACCATCAAATCAGAAGTCAACTGGCGATTctcactccatctcctcctgTGTTATCCCCATCAACGTCACAG GAGTTGGGTTTGACAGGGAAGCAAGTGCTCGTTGCTCTCTAGTCCATTCCCAGTCGGTTcttcagaggagaaggaagctgaggaggaggaagactatCACAGGAATACCCAAAAGAGTACAACAGGACATGG ACTCAGATGAATCACCCGTAGCAAGAGAGCGCACAGTGATTGTCCATGCCCACCCGCaccaactctctctctgtcaggaAGACCTCTTAATCAGTGGTCATCTCCATCACACTCGTGACTCTGGCTGCCAAACAGATGATTTCCTTATAGCAT GCACAGCTGCTCCCTCCAGAAGGCGCATCAGAGCCCAACGAGGCCATCAGGGaatccctgcctctctctcccattCAACAGGCAACATTTCTTCCCTGGGTGACCAATCAGATTCCACATACACCAGTGCCGCAGCCCACTGTGGGCGCTTGCGCTCTCGAAGCCTTCCTCGAGAGGGTGGACGTCTGATGGACAGTGATGAGGACGACGATGACAATtacgatgatgatgacgaagaCGAGGACTTGTCACCATATGAAGCAGAGGACTTTATTCCACCTGGCCCAAGTCCGagaatgaagatgatgatgatgaaggatgaagaagagagcACAGATGACCAGGCAGCTCCGGAGCCACTGCAACTTGGAAGTCTAAAGAGGTTGCAGCGgtccggagagagagacagaggcagtGGAGGAGGGAGCCCAGAgcacagctggatggagagggGCCGTTCTCGCTTTCCCCGCAAGGCTGATATGGGCAGCTGTGAGATCTCATCGAGTTCGGATACTTTCAGCAGCCCTATTCACTCAGTGTCAACAACAGGAGTCCTAGGCAGCCATGTGGACAACAAGGAGGACCACCAGTCATCAAGCGGGAACTGGAGTGGttccagctccacctgcccctcacaaacatctgaaacCATCCCCCCGCCTTCTTCTCCACCGCTAACAGGCTCATCCCACTGcgactcagagctctcactcAACACTGTGCCCAATGCTATTGATGAGGGATTCTCCCTGGATGCCTCATACCACTCAGACCTCAGACCTCAGGGCCACAGGTCAAGCTCGTTCACATCCTCAGCCACAGACCAACTGGATGATGCAGGGGTCAGTACAGCCAGTGAGGGGGAGTGGACATACCCTGCAGACCAAGACCAGACTGATCCAGACCAAGACCCAGACCAACCCCAAAATCTGAGCCAGAGCTATGGTTTAGCGCAAGAGTACGGCTCCAAACAAGGCCTACAAGACCAAATCTGTTTTAGTGACAAGACCAGCAACACGGAAAAAGAGTCTGTCTCTCATTATCCATCTGATACAGAGGGTTTCTACTCCTCTTCTGTGCATTTTGGGGAGTGTAATCAGAGTTACAAAGGATTAGTGTATAACTATGCAGATTCAGGGCCTGCCTGTGGCCAATCCAACACTGTGGCACCACCACGATCCAATGAAGTTTATCCCCAGCCCTTATCTGTCTTCAGAGCTGGTACTACGACTCTGGGGAGGACCTGCCGTCCACTGAGGAAACCAAAAGTCAAACCTCCACCACCTAAACGGACTTCCTCGCTGAAGGACACCTGTAGTGGTATTGATGTTGGAACGGACACACAGGCAGATCAGGATCAACCAAAGATGGTTAGTGAACAAAACCTTACTTTGTCTTCCACAGAAATGAAGCTGGAACTGGACCTAGAGCTTGGAGGTGCTCCAGAACCATTACAGACATCTTGTCTCGTGGCAGAGCCTTTGGGAACTTGGGGAAGGGGAATGAGCGAAACCGTTGACATAGTAGAGCCGATGTCGTTCAGCTCTGCTGATACACACTCATTTAAGGATGAAGGTGCTGTGCAATCTGACTATGCAGACCTGTGGCTTCACAACACTGAGCTAAAGTCCAATAACGGTGAGTACAAATCCATGTCCAACTCAAGCACAGCAACCGGCACTACTGTCATGGAGGGTATCAAGTCACCAGACAGCTCGTCCTCCTCCACAGAAACCCAAACCCAGGCACTTGCTCATGCTTCGGAGACCAGGGCAACGAGTCCGCCTCTCCCACCCGGAGACTTCAAACTTGGATCACCTGAAAAACTGGCTGGCCTGGCCTCCCCATCAAGTGGCTactccagccaatcagagactcCAACGTCAACCTTGCCCTCATCCTCGGCAGCATTCTTCCCAGGACCACTGTCTCCCTCAACTGGCAAGAGAAAGCCCAAAGTGCCCGAGAGGaaatcttctctctcttccctgcaGCACTTCCCCAGAGATGGAGCTTGCATTTCCTCTGGCTATAAGAGAGACCCAGACtttccacctccaccttctcAGCTTGATCTCAATGTTCTTCATGGTGGTTATGTCAGGCACACGCTATCCCACCGAACGCATCACATGCACACGCTCCACCACAGCAAACACAGAGTGGGAAATGTTCTAGCCACTGGAACAAAATTGTTGGTACCTGAGTCATCAAATACCAACCCACCGCCAAGGACAAATTATGCTCTGACAATTCCCAGCCCCAATCTATTGGTAATAACTCCATCTGCTCTTCGTTCGGTGCAGCTCCATCCTATTAGCAGACATACAAAAAGTGCTCCCACAGCAGACCAGGATACTGCAAGAGGAACAGAGACTGCAACAAGACCCAAATGTCCTACTAGTGGTTCTACATTGGCTCCACCCCCTATCAATACACGGCCTCTCCCCCCTCGTAGACCACCCCCAAGACCTCCAACACATGATCACGCTTCCTCCCCTGAACACTTGCAACCACCTCCCCCTGGCCGCCACCCTGATGGGCCTCCATCCTATGAAAGCCTGCTACTCAGACACGACCGCTATCGACCTGGAACCTTCTGGGCTATGACGGCCTTCAGAACCCGGATGGACCCATCATCAGAACTTACCGAGGACAGCTCACCCCTGCATCGGCCCGTGCCACGTGCCCCCCACCCTTCGCCTGtggatctacacacacatatccactcGCACACAGAATTCAGAGGGCTAACACACTCAGTTCATGCACACCCTGAGTTTAGGGTTTTGGGGGAGCGCTCGTTCTCccagaatgatgatgatgatgaagatgatgaggaagatgaggaagatcaCATTAAAGAGCCACAGAGGGCTGCATGTTCCAGAGGAGGCATAAGATCGAACCACCGTCCGCCCCCAGCATATGAATTTGCTGGGATATCCCACTCAGACTCAGGGCCCTGGGCTTGTCCAGTCAAAGTGCCTGGTACTACAATGGAGGCATCGCATCCTTACCTAATCAGCGatgcaagaagaggaggacatggagagcaggaagaagaggtggaagTGACATCAGGTGCTACCAGAAGTGCCCATCAGCAGCAGCCACAAGAGAGCAAAGATGACTCCACCACTCCTGATACTGAGGACTACTTCAGTAAAG GGATGTCTTGGACTACAGATTCCACGCCCAGTGATAACTCACTCTCCCCTCTGATGGATGACATCAAAGtggatgatgacatcattatcACATCACCCAACAAGACCCGTACAACAGAGGACCTGTTTGCCATGATACACAG ATCAAAGAGAAAGGTCCTGGGCCGTAAAGATTCAGGAGACTTAAACGCAAAGTCTCGTCTCTGCTCTGCAGTACCCGTGACTCCTATCTCCACCATCATTATCCCAACAGCCCCTCCTCTCAACATCCCAGCCACCATAGCCACTGCTGCCACGTCACAACGAGCCCCTGTGCCAATTTACCGCAGCGCCAAGAAATCCAGCACGTCTAATGAGGAGTTTAAACTCCTGTTGCTGAAGAAAGGTAGCAGGTCTGATTCCAGCTACCGCATGTCAGCCACAGAAATTCTGAAGAGCCCAATTAACCCTAAACCCCCTGGGGACCCCCTTCAGGAAGGGGCCATTAGACAGGCTGACGAGCTACCCTTTATACTCCAAGAGCCACACATTTCTGGCCTGGACCCAATCCAGATACCAGGCCTTTTCCCCAGAGCCAACTCTGAGAGTTTCACCTCCAAAACCTTGCCTATGTCAGCTGCATCTCGACAGGGACGTTCTCGGATCCCCCCTGTAGCAAACAGCAGTCGCTATAGTACACGCAGCCGCCTCTACACGGCCCCCATGCAAGCCATTTCCGAAGGGGAGACAGAGAACTCAGATGGGAGCCCCCATGATGATAGATCATCCTAA